Proteins encoded within one genomic window of Bacillus sp. 1NLA3E:
- a CDS encoding sensor histidine kinase: MKLKEIAKRIAGIFLVFLILTLCWSASFYVTSWMFNYFGSEPSLYIKQIGTSIFGFFIFGSLMFFISRISNVRERQINFYRPIIVAMERMSQGNFNIDLTVFLKQVNSRDNPLFEVGQSVKRMAEELGQMEKVRQEFISNVSHEIQSPLTSISGFANALKNTDLTIDERNHYLTIIETESRRLSKLSDNLLKLTSLESDHLSFDPKVYLLDRQLRRIVLSCEPQWRSKEIEMDIDLLLLNITADEGLMDQVWTNLIHNAIKFTPQGGKISIVLQKDEDNEAVIQIIDTGIGMSKEVQMHIFERFYKGDKSRNRLVEGNGLGLSITKKIIDIHQGDIKVKSNEGTGTTFTIKLPIGGKQ, from the coding sequence ATGAAGTTAAAGGAGATAGCGAAAAGAATTGCTGGAATTTTCCTGGTTTTTCTTATATTAACTCTTTGCTGGTCTGCTTCGTTTTACGTCACTTCCTGGATGTTCAATTACTTTGGTAGCGAACCTTCCTTATACATTAAACAGATTGGCACATCTATATTTGGATTTTTTATCTTTGGCTCATTAATGTTTTTCATCTCTCGTATTTCAAATGTTAGAGAAAGGCAAATTAATTTTTATCGGCCCATTATTGTTGCAATGGAAAGAATGTCTCAAGGTAATTTTAATATTGATTTGACTGTATTTCTGAAGCAAGTAAATTCTCGGGATAATCCATTATTTGAAGTAGGCCAAAGTGTTAAACGTATGGCAGAAGAGTTGGGACAAATGGAAAAAGTCAGACAAGAATTTATCTCAAATGTTTCCCATGAAATCCAATCGCCTTTAACGTCCATAAGTGGGTTTGCGAACGCTTTAAAAAATACTGATCTTACTATTGATGAACGCAATCATTATCTTACTATTATTGAAACAGAGAGCAGGCGGCTTTCGAAATTGAGTGACAATCTTTTAAAGCTGACTTCCTTAGAATCTGACCATCTTAGTTTTGATCCAAAGGTTTACCTTCTGGACCGCCAACTCCGCAGAATAGTCCTTTCCTGTGAACCCCAGTGGCGAAGTAAAGAAATTGAAATGGATATTGATTTGCTATTATTGAATATCACGGCTGATGAGGGGCTTATGGATCAGGTCTGGACAAATCTTATTCATAACGCGATAAAATTCACCCCACAAGGTGGTAAAATTAGTATTGTTTTACAGAAAGACGAAGATAATGAAGCAGTTATTCAAATCATAGATACAGGAATTGGCATGTCCAAGGAAGTTCAAATGCATATTTTTGAACGATTTTATAAGGGTGATAAATCGAGAAATCGTTTAGTCGAGGGTAACGGATTAGGGCTTTCGATAACAAAAAAAATTATTGATATCCACCAAGGTGATATTAAAGTTAAAAGTAATGAAGGAACAGGGACAACCTTTACGATTAAATTACCTATTGGTGGAAAACAATAG
- a CDS encoding response regulator transcription factor: MTKLLVVDDDSNIRELLKLLLKREGFEIYEASDGIEALQLLKSVKVDLVILDIMMPNMDGWQLCKELRDYYEIPVLMLTAIGETAQKVKGFELGADDYLVKPFEPLEMVARVKALLKRYQITLSQIIEIGELRLNRKTYQVMAGETNITLPLKEFELLFKLASYPRKTFSRDQLIEQIWGFDYEGDERTVDVHIKRLRERFPENQYDFKITTIRGLGYRLEG; the protein is encoded by the coding sequence ATGACAAAGCTACTAGTAGTTGATGATGACTCAAATATTCGAGAACTTCTCAAATTACTGTTAAAGCGTGAAGGCTTTGAAATATATGAAGCATCGGATGGAATTGAAGCATTGCAGTTATTGAAATCGGTAAAGGTGGATCTTGTCATCCTGGATATTATGATGCCCAATATGGATGGATGGCAGCTTTGCAAGGAACTCAGGGATTACTATGAGATCCCTGTTCTGATGCTAACGGCGATCGGAGAAACGGCGCAGAAGGTAAAAGGGTTTGAACTCGGAGCAGATGATTATCTAGTAAAGCCCTTTGAACCTTTAGAGATGGTCGCAAGAGTCAAGGCCTTATTAAAAAGATACCAAATTACATTGTCGCAGATCATTGAGATAGGAGAGTTGCGACTTAATCGCAAAACGTATCAAGTGATGGCTGGGGAAACGAATATAACATTGCCACTTAAAGAATTTGAACTTTTGTTCAAGCTGGCAAGTTATCCTAGAAAGACTTTTTCACGCGATCAACTAATTGAACAGATTTGGGGATTTGATTATGAGGGGGACGAGCGTACTGTGGATGTTCACATAAAAAGGCTTCGTGAACGCTTTCCTGAAAATCAATATGATTTTAAAATTACAACTATTCGAGGTCTAGGGTATCGATTGGAGGGATAG
- a CDS encoding ABC transporter ATP-binding protein, giving the protein MKKIQKQKTKGWREFLQLIAETKPSKLIIIIALLLSVSTTVVGLFVPLFTKNLINDFSISSLSQGKIVMLGGAIIVQALAGGISIYLLNQVGQSVIAGIRERLWKKLLVLPVSYYDEHQTGETVSRMTNDTGVVKDLITNHLTSFFTGIISIVGSIIAMLFLDWKMTLLMFTAIPLSFAIIMPLGRKMHTISKGMQDETARFTSMINQVLSEVRLVKSSNAETIESKNGKNGITKLLQFGLKEAKIQALITPLVSLVIMVLLVVILGYGGMRVSTGALTPGDLVAFIMYLFPIVMPVAQLTAFFTQFQKALGATERIITILDEEKEIDDSNLTIEDVNQPIHVDHMTFSYKNGDAVIKDISFTVEPGKVTAIVGPSGSGKTTLFSLFERFYQPQSGSIKLGNKPINEYSLLSWRSQFGYVSQESSLLAGTIRDNLCYGINREVRDEELHRVAKMAYADQFIEQLPNGYDTEVGERGVKLSGGQRQRIAIARALLRDPKILMLDEATSSLDSKSEIVVQKALENLMKGRTTLVIAHRLSTVVNADRIFFFDKGTITGSGTHEELLTSHSLYHEFATQQLQIKEEVG; this is encoded by the coding sequence TTGAAAAAAATACAAAAACAAAAAACTAAAGGCTGGCGTGAATTTTTACAGTTAATTGCAGAGACAAAGCCTTCAAAACTAATCATTATTATTGCGTTGTTGCTTAGCGTGAGTACGACGGTGGTTGGATTATTTGTACCACTGTTTACGAAAAATCTGATCAATGACTTTTCAATCAGTTCATTGAGCCAAGGAAAAATTGTTATGCTTGGCGGAGCAATCATAGTTCAGGCCTTAGCAGGTGGGATTTCGATTTATTTATTAAATCAAGTAGGGCAGTCGGTAATAGCAGGGATTAGGGAACGGTTATGGAAAAAGCTTCTCGTCCTACCTGTTTCCTATTATGATGAGCACCAAACTGGCGAAACCGTTAGTAGAATGACCAACGATACGGGGGTTGTAAAGGACTTAATTACAAACCATCTAACGAGTTTCTTTACAGGGATTATTTCAATCGTTGGTTCGATTATTGCCATGTTGTTTTTAGATTGGAAAATGACCTTATTAATGTTTACGGCTATTCCACTCTCGTTTGCAATCATCATGCCCCTCGGAAGAAAGATGCATACGATTTCCAAAGGAATGCAGGATGAAACAGCCCGTTTTACTTCTATGATCAATCAAGTATTGTCTGAGGTCCGTTTAGTTAAATCCTCTAATGCAGAAACAATTGAATCTAAAAATGGGAAAAACGGAATTACAAAATTATTACAATTTGGGCTAAAAGAAGCTAAAATTCAAGCTTTAATTACCCCACTTGTTTCATTAGTAATTATGGTCTTACTTGTCGTCATCCTTGGTTACGGGGGAATGAGGGTATCAACTGGGGCTTTAACCCCCGGAGATTTAGTTGCCTTCATCATGTATCTTTTTCCAATTGTGATGCCAGTTGCGCAATTAACAGCCTTTTTTACCCAATTTCAGAAAGCGTTAGGTGCAACGGAACGAATCATTACGATTTTGGATGAAGAAAAAGAAATCGACGACTCCAACCTGACCATTGAAGATGTAAATCAACCCATTCATGTTGACCATATGACATTTTCCTATAAAAATGGTGATGCTGTTATAAAAGATATTAGCTTTACGGTGGAACCAGGAAAAGTAACGGCCATCGTGGGACCAAGCGGAAGTGGAAAAACGACCCTATTCTCACTGTTTGAACGCTTTTATCAGCCGCAGTCGGGTTCAATCAAATTAGGAAATAAACCAATAAATGAGTATTCACTCCTATCATGGCGAAGTCAATTTGGCTATGTATCACAAGAAAGCTCACTGCTAGCTGGAACGATTCGTGATAATCTTTGTTATGGAATCAACCGAGAGGTACGTGACGAGGAGCTTCATCGGGTCGCAAAGATGGCTTATGCAGATCAATTTATCGAGCAGCTTCCAAATGGATATGACACTGAGGTTGGTGAAAGAGGCGTGAAATTATCGGGTGGTCAGCGTCAAAGAATCGCGATTGCCCGAGCTTTGTTGCGTGATCCGAAAATTTTAATGCTAGATGAAGCAACGTCAAGTCTCGATAGTAAATCAGAAATTGTTGTCCAAAAAGCGTTAGAGAATTTAATGAAGGGTCGAACAACACTTGTGATCGCCCATCGTCTTTCTACAGTGGTCAATGCAGATCGAATCTTCTTTTTCGATAAAGGAACGATTACAGGAAGTGGAACGCACGAGGAATTATTAACTTCTCATTCCTTATACCATGAATTTGCCACTCAACAATTGCAAATTAAAGAGGAAGTCGGCTAA
- a CDS encoding alpha-galactosidase — protein sequence MPIDWNDKDGIFHLYNKNISYLLQIVHGKYLAHLYWGKRVQIHQPTSILLFKGRTFSPTTEAGELQFSLDTLPQEYPAYGNGDFRSPAYQIRSADGSTITEFVYDSFEIFQGKRPLNGLPAAYVEDKSEAETLVVTMVDSMLGIGIDLHYTIFHDLDVITRSVSYENLGSEAVEIQKCMSASIDFHQANWDWLQLSGTWARERHIDRIPVHPGIQMISSARGASSHQHNPFIAILSKDTTEEFGDVYGLSLVYSGNFQAYIETGSYHTARVSIGLNSFDFAWLLKSGETFQTPEALMVYSSEGLGGMSRTFHKLLRTRVCRGVYRDKTRPILINNWEATYFNFNEKRLKNIADAGKELGIELFVLDDGWFGHRNNAKSSLGDWDVDTKKLPNGLDGLADYICKRGMKFGLWVEPEMVSPDSDLYRKHPDWCIHVPGRNRTLSRNQLILDLSREDVVDFLIETLTKVLNSAKISYVKWDMNRNMTEIGSAKLPPERQKETAHRYMLGLYRILETLIDRFPDILFESCSGGGGRFDPGMLYYMSQTWTSDDTDAVERLKIQYGTSMVYPAITMGAHVSDVPNHQVGRTTPLLMRCHVAMAANLGFELNIDKMSSDDKKMIMKQIKQYDQIRDIICFGDLYRLLSPFAGMDTALMYVSENQEKAVVFNFKTLATPNPPFLRVKLRGLKPNDLYRVNHADKKYFGDELMTIGLTLPLIKEDFSSYIYQIEKAD from the coding sequence CAATTTTCCCTTGATACACTTCCCCAGGAGTACCCGGCGTATGGGAACGGGGATTTTCGTTCTCCTGCCTATCAAATCCGTTCCGCAGATGGATCGACGATAACAGAATTTGTCTATGATTCTTTTGAAATTTTTCAAGGGAAGCGCCCCCTTAATGGATTACCTGCTGCCTATGTGGAAGATAAATCTGAAGCTGAAACATTGGTCGTAACAATGGTTGATTCGATGCTTGGAATCGGGATCGATTTACATTACACAATCTTTCATGATCTGGATGTCATAACGAGATCCGTTTCCTATGAGAACCTTGGTAGCGAAGCTGTTGAAATCCAAAAGTGTATGAGTGCCTCTATTGATTTTCACCAAGCGAATTGGGATTGGCTACAGTTGAGTGGAACATGGGCCAGGGAGCGTCATATCGATAGGATACCTGTACACCCTGGCATTCAAATGATTTCATCAGCGAGAGGGGCAAGCAGTCACCAACATAACCCTTTTATTGCCATCCTCTCAAAAGATACAACCGAAGAATTCGGTGATGTATACGGATTAAGTCTAGTGTACAGTGGGAATTTCCAAGCTTATATTGAAACAGGCTCCTATCATACTGCCAGAGTAAGCATCGGCTTAAACTCCTTTGATTTCGCTTGGCTCTTGAAGTCAGGGGAAACTTTTCAAACACCTGAGGCTCTAATGGTCTATTCTTCTGAAGGCCTTGGTGGGATGTCTAGAACTTTTCACAAATTATTGCGAACCAGAGTTTGCCGTGGTGTTTATCGTGATAAAACACGTCCAATTCTGATCAATAACTGGGAAGCTACCTATTTTAATTTTAATGAAAAAAGATTAAAAAATATTGCTGATGCTGGAAAAGAACTAGGTATTGAGTTGTTTGTCCTGGATGACGGCTGGTTCGGACATCGCAACAATGCAAAAAGTTCGTTAGGTGATTGGGATGTTGATACGAAAAAGCTGCCAAATGGGTTAGATGGATTAGCTGATTATATCTGTAAAAGGGGCATGAAATTTGGCTTATGGGTGGAGCCGGAAATGGTTTCCCCGGATAGTGATTTATACCGAAAGCATCCCGATTGGTGTATTCATGTGCCTGGAAGGAACCGTACATTGTCTAGAAACCAATTGATCCTTGATTTAAGTCGGGAAGATGTAGTAGATTTCTTAATCGAAACTCTAACTAAAGTTTTAAATAGTGCAAAGATTTCCTATGTAAAATGGGACATGAACCGTAATATGACTGAAATTGGCTCTGCCAAATTACCACCCGAGAGGCAAAAGGAAACAGCACATCGGTATATGCTGGGATTGTATCGGATTCTGGAAACGCTGATAGATCGTTTTCCAGATATTTTGTTTGAAAGTTGTTCCGGAGGTGGCGGTCGCTTCGATCCCGGCATGCTGTATTATATGTCGCAAACCTGGACGAGTGATGATACAGACGCAGTCGAAAGATTAAAAATTCAATACGGAACAAGCATGGTTTATCCAGCCATTACAATGGGAGCCCATGTTTCAGATGTGCCTAATCACCAGGTAGGAAGAACGACGCCTTTGCTCATGCGCTGCCATGTGGCGATGGCCGCAAATTTGGGTTTTGAATTAAATATCGATAAGATGAGTAGTGATGATAAAAAAATGATCATGAAGCAAATCAAGCAATATGACCAAATTAGAGACATAATCTGTTTTGGGGACCTTTACAGACTGTTAAGTCCGTTTGCTGGAATGGACACAGCCTTGATGTATGTTTCAGAGAATCAAGAAAAGGCAGTTGTTTTTAACTTTAAAACACTGGCAACTCCGAACCCACCATTTTTGCGCGTAAAGTTACGGGGACTGAAGCCTAATGATCTTTACAGAGTGAACCATGCTGATAAGAAATACTTTGGTGATGAACTCATGACGATTGGGCTAACGCTTCCACTGATAAAAGAAGACTTTTCCTCCTATATCTATCAGATCGAAAAGGCAGATTAA